A stretch of the Fibrobacter sp. UWR4 genome encodes the following:
- a CDS encoding GspE/PulE family protein, with amino-acid sequence MISNTKMNLGQLLLRQGVLDEDQLAHAMSEHKRTGIMLSKILVRLGMVSEDTLTSILGVQMQSATKMRIGEMLLAQGYINEDQLNKALETQKTTGKRLGRTLVDLGFMPEERLIEILSRQFEVPYVKLETFHIDPEAYNYLPEDLCKQYKVVPLFVQQTEDERHQSRQVMTIAMTDPTNMRTITAVRFKVKMEVDVVMASDEDVKKAIERIFAGHGGVSEESLADLIGDSKDGEELETVERGQGNQEEELSDEEGRQVVKIVTTLIHEAIARKASDIHLEPQETYLKLRYRIDGDLQVMSPIPARLMPQILSRIKLLSKMDIAEKRKPLDGRFTVRYKGSEVDLRVSSFPISLRKRGVCEKIVMRILNPNSGQFPLKDMGFDPRVLKQFIDAINAPNGIVLVTGPTGSGKSTTLYASIGEILDSTINISTMEDPVELNIDGVNQGQINNAAGFTFAAGIRALLRQDPDVIMIGEMRDQETSSMAIEAALTGHLVFSTLHTNDAAGAFPRLLEMGLEPFLVSTAIKGVLAQRLVRRICKFCKEPYEISEEMRNELHLTPDMQFFHGRGCEKCDGSGYKGRAGIYEFLVPNESVRNLIIKRSSGDVIKRAAMQECDMITLRMDGISKALQGITTLEQAVGASAADD; translated from the coding sequence ATGATTAGTAATACTAAGATGAACTTAGGTCAGTTGCTGCTCCGTCAGGGCGTCCTTGACGAAGACCAGCTGGCTCATGCAATGTCGGAACATAAACGTACCGGCATTATGTTGAGTAAGATTCTCGTTCGCCTGGGTATGGTCAGCGAAGATACGTTGACGAGCATTCTGGGCGTACAGATGCAGTCCGCCACCAAGATGCGTATTGGTGAAATGCTTTTGGCTCAGGGCTATATTAACGAAGATCAGCTGAACAAGGCTCTGGAAACCCAGAAGACAACGGGTAAGCGTCTTGGACGTACTTTGGTGGACTTGGGCTTTATGCCCGAAGAACGTCTTATCGAAATTCTTTCCAGACAGTTCGAAGTTCCCTACGTTAAGTTGGAAACATTCCATATAGACCCTGAAGCCTATAATTACTTGCCAGAAGACTTGTGTAAGCAGTATAAGGTTGTGCCTCTGTTTGTTCAGCAGACCGAGGACGAACGCCATCAGTCCCGTCAGGTCATGACGATCGCCATGACGGACCCCACCAACATGCGTACCATTACCGCAGTCCGCTTCAAGGTGAAGATGGAAGTGGATGTGGTCATGGCCTCCGACGAAGATGTGAAGAAGGCTATCGAACGCATTTTTGCGGGCCACGGCGGTGTTTCCGAAGAATCCCTTGCAGACCTTATCGGTGATTCCAAGGATGGTGAAGAACTTGAAACCGTGGAACGTGGTCAGGGCAACCAGGAAGAAGAACTGAGTGACGAAGAAGGTCGCCAGGTCGTGAAGATCGTGACTACCTTGATTCACGAAGCAATTGCCCGTAAGGCTTCCGATATTCACCTGGAACCTCAGGAAACTTACCTGAAGCTCCGTTACCGTATTGACGGTGACCTCCAGGTCATGTCCCCCATTCCGGCTCGTTTGATGCCGCAGATTTTGTCCCGTATCAAGCTTCTTTCCAAGATGGACATTGCTGAAAAGCGTAAGCCCTTGGATGGTCGTTTCACGGTGCGATACAAAGGCTCCGAAGTTGACCTTCGTGTGTCTTCTTTCCCCATTTCTCTCCGTAAGCGCGGCGTTTGCGAAAAGATCGTTATGCGTATCTTGAACCCGAACTCTGGTCAGTTCCCGCTGAAGGACATGGGCTTCGACCCCCGCGTCCTCAAGCAGTTCATCGACGCCATTAACGCTCCTAACGGCATCGTGCTGGTGACCGGTCCTACGGGTTCCGGTAAGTCTACTACGCTTTACGCATCTATTGGTGAAATTCTTGATAGTACTATTAACATTTCTACCATGGAAGACCCTGTGGAATTGAATATCGACGGTGTCAACCAGGGACAGATCAACAATGCGGCCGGGTTTACGTTTGCCGCGGGCATTCGTGCCTTGCTCCGTCAGGACCCTGACGTGATCATGATCGGTGAAATGCGTGACCAGGAAACCTCCTCAATGGCTATCGAAGCTGCTTTGACGGGTCACTTGGTCTTCAGTACCCTCCATACCAACGATGCTGCTGGTGCGTTCCCTCGTCTTCTGGAAATGGGCCTGGAACCCTTCCTTGTGTCTACCGCTATTAAGGGCGTGTTGGCTCAGCGACTGGTGCGCCGCATTTGTAAGTTCTGTAAGGAACCTTACGAAATTTCTGAAGAAATGCGTAACGAACTTCACCTGACTCCGGATATGCAGTTCTTCCACGGCCGTGGCTGTGAAAAGTGCGATGGCTCCGGTTATAAGGGCCGTGCCGGTATTTACGAATTCCTGGTGCCTAACGAATCCGTTCGTAACCTGATTATTAAGCGTTCCTCCGGTGACGTGATCAAGCGAGCCGCTATGCAGGAATGCGATATGATCACACTGCGTATGGATGGCATCTCCAAGGCTCTTCAGGGTATTACCACTCTGGAACAGGCCGTGGGTGCATCCGCTGCGGACGATTAA
- a CDS encoding alpha-E domain-containing protein: MLSRVADSIYWLGRYIERAENVARAIDVNLQLQLDLPGEERPWEPVIQTAGNADAFFKSYAHVSTENALTFLTFDKDNPSSIISCVAAARENARCVRERISSELWIAINQFYLKLNDPEMPKQALAAPHAFYNSVKEFSQLTVGIIQGTMTHDVAWNFARLGTMIERADQTSRILDVKYYILLPDVSMVGMALDTVQWNAVLKSVGAYEMFHRKNSNVTPQNVAEFLLLSEDFPRSLRYCLEQAEISLKNIAFPVKSNADSLRLLGKMRSDMAFSTIEEIIKSGLHEKIEEMQVNLCDLGTQIWKDFFC, from the coding sequence ATGTTAAGCAGAGTTGCAGATTCCATTTACTGGTTGGGCCGTTACATTGAACGTGCAGAAAACGTGGCACGCGCCATCGATGTCAATCTTCAGTTGCAGCTGGACTTGCCCGGCGAAGAACGCCCCTGGGAACCGGTGATCCAGACCGCCGGTAACGCCGATGCCTTCTTCAAAAGCTACGCCCACGTCTCTACCGAAAACGCCCTCACCTTCCTTACCTTCGATAAGGATAATCCCAGCAGCATTATTTCCTGCGTGGCTGCCGCCCGCGAAAACGCCCGCTGCGTCCGCGAGAGAATTTCCTCTGAATTGTGGATTGCCATCAACCAGTTCTATCTTAAGTTGAACGATCCCGAAATGCCCAAGCAGGCTTTAGCCGCACCCCACGCCTTCTACAACAGCGTGAAGGAATTCAGCCAGCTGACCGTAGGTATCATTCAGGGAACCATGACCCATGACGTAGCCTGGAACTTCGCGCGTCTCGGCACCATGATTGAACGCGCCGACCAGACTTCCCGAATTCTGGATGTGAAGTACTACATCCTCCTTCCGGATGTAAGCATGGTGGGCATGGCTCTGGATACCGTCCAGTGGAATGCGGTTCTCAAGAGCGTGGGCGCTTACGAAATGTTTCATCGCAAGAATTCCAATGTGACGCCCCAGAACGTTGCCGAATTCCTGCTATTGAGCGAAGACTTCCCCAGGTCCCTCCGCTACTGCCTGGAACAGGCCGAAATCAGCCTCAAGAATATTGCCTTCCCCGTAAAGAGCAACGCGGACTCTCTCCGTCTTCTCGGGAAGATGCGTTCCGATATGGCTTTCTCCACCATCGAGGAAATCATCAAGAGCGGTCTTCACGAGAAGATTGAAGAAATGCAGGTGAACCTTTGCGATCTTGGCACACAAATCTGGAAGGACTTCTTCTGTTAA
- a CDS encoding DUF2334 domain-containing protein, translated as MEMNKDIADLQAAEQKRHKDKKYILCYHNLTVKNCKKAVVEIRKIAEAAGSPISIAVVPSVGGVPESEIEYFHEELEKFVNEGYEILLHGARHRADLFINRNFIGRAALWLSNNGAEFAGLNERFSQALLNRSLALWNANGSGQPTGFIPPVWFANKHLKSQALEQLDYYEDLCRIYKKTDISFTSLKSKVLTFSVIPQFLLGIAQSVACLTMLLPGGTPRLVIHNSDFQTIGEKRLLNMVRYASSLREKIMYRDL; from the coding sequence ATGGAAATGAATAAGGACATCGCAGACCTCCAAGCTGCAGAACAAAAACGTCATAAGGACAAGAAGTACATCCTCTGCTACCACAACCTCACTGTAAAGAACTGCAAGAAGGCCGTGGTCGAAATCCGCAAGATTGCCGAAGCCGCAGGCTCTCCTATCTCTATCGCAGTGGTGCCCTCCGTCGGTGGCGTACCTGAATCCGAAATCGAATACTTCCACGAGGAACTGGAAAAGTTCGTCAACGAAGGCTACGAAATTCTCCTGCATGGCGCTCGCCATCGTGCAGACCTGTTCATCAACAGAAATTTCATCGGTCGAGCAGCACTGTGGCTCTCCAACAATGGTGCAGAATTCGCCGGTTTGAACGAACGTTTCTCCCAGGCTTTGTTGAACCGCAGTCTCGCCCTGTGGAACGCCAACGGCTCCGGTCAGCCCACCGGCTTTATTCCGCCGGTATGGTTTGCCAACAAGCACCTCAAGAGTCAAGCACTTGAACAGTTGGATTACTACGAAGATCTGTGCCGCATTTACAAGAAAACCGACATCAGTTTCACATCCTTGAAGTCTAAAGTATTGACCTTCTCCGTCATCCCGCAGTTCCTGCTGGGTATCGCTCAGAGCGTCGCCTGCCTCACCATGCTTCTTCCCGGAGGCACTCCCCGTCTGGTCATCCACAACAGTGATTTCCAGACCATCGGCGAAAAGCGTCTGCTGAACATGGTTCGCTACGCAAGCTCTCTCCGCGAAAAGATCATGTACAGGGACCTCTAA
- a CDS encoding AMP-binding protein, translating into MILNKFLSRVDFNSYEDLHENFKISIPENFNFAYDVVDEYAKSEPKREALVWCDDNDESHIFTFKDLSVASQRTANFLVDNGIKKGDRVMLILRRRYEFWFFILALHRIGAIVIPATNMLSAHDLEYRFNAADIKMVVSYDEPSLQKEVETAKAKSPSVEKLVTIGSARQNWISFYDDYEMMPREFKRPTGDAGTTNNDIMLVYFTSGTSSNPKMVAHTFTYPLGHINTARFWQHVIDGGRHLSIAETGWAKAMWGKIYGQWLAGSAVFVYDMKVFIPGKMLEKMAQFKITTFCAPPTAYRALLLQDLSKYDLSSLTYCVTAGEALSSDIFNKWLEKTGHKLREGYGQTESTLITGNYEWMEPKPGSMGKPSPGYNLDIINPDGSSCGVEEVGEIIIRIDGGKPFGLFGGYYRDAERTKKVFEGGVYHTGDTAWRDKDGYYWFVGRTDDLIKTSGYRVSPFEVEEVLHQHPAVMEVAVTGVEDATRGQAVKATIVLHKGYEASRELAKEIQLFAKKVAAAYKSPRFIDFVDELPKTISGKIRRATIRDNDKAAADAANTEKPTPADNASAPTAEAGNAEK; encoded by the coding sequence ATGATTTTAAACAAGTTTCTTTCCCGAGTTGATTTCAACTCCTACGAAGATCTCCACGAGAACTTCAAGATTTCCATTCCGGAAAATTTCAACTTCGCCTACGACGTCGTAGACGAATACGCAAAATCCGAACCCAAGCGCGAAGCTTTGGTTTGGTGTGACGATAACGACGAAAGCCATATCTTCACCTTCAAGGATTTGTCCGTTGCTTCCCAGCGTACAGCAAACTTCCTGGTAGATAACGGCATCAAGAAGGGTGACCGCGTCATGCTCATCCTCCGCCGTCGTTACGAATTCTGGTTCTTTATCCTCGCCTTGCATCGTATTGGCGCTATCGTCATTCCTGCAACCAACATGCTTTCCGCCCACGACCTGGAATACCGCTTTAACGCAGCGGACATCAAGATGGTCGTCTCCTACGACGAGCCGTCCCTCCAGAAGGAAGTGGAAACAGCAAAGGCAAAGAGCCCCTCTGTGGAAAAGCTGGTGACCATCGGTTCTGCCCGCCAGAACTGGATCAGCTTCTATGACGATTACGAAATGATGCCCAGGGAATTCAAGCGTCCCACTGGTGACGCAGGAACCACCAACAACGACATCATGCTGGTCTACTTTACCAGTGGCACCTCCAGCAACCCCAAGATGGTGGCACACACCTTTACCTACCCTCTGGGCCACATTAACACAGCACGTTTCTGGCAGCACGTAATTGACGGAGGCCGTCACCTGAGTATCGCTGAAACCGGTTGGGCAAAGGCCATGTGGGGTAAGATCTACGGTCAGTGGCTCGCAGGTTCCGCCGTATTCGTATATGACATGAAGGTCTTCATCCCGGGCAAGATGCTGGAGAAGATGGCACAGTTCAAGATTACGACCTTCTGCGCACCTCCCACCGCTTACCGCGCACTGCTTTTGCAGGATCTGAGCAAGTATGACCTTTCCAGCCTCACCTACTGCGTCACTGCAGGTGAAGCCCTTAGCTCCGACATCTTTAACAAGTGGTTGGAAAAGACAGGCCATAAGCTCCGTGAAGGTTACGGCCAGACTGAATCCACCCTCATTACCGGCAACTACGAATGGATGGAGCCCAAGCCCGGTTCCATGGGTAAGCCCTCCCCCGGTTACAACCTGGACATCATCAACCCCGATGGATCTTCCTGCGGTGTTGAAGAAGTGGGTGAAATCATCATCCGCATTGATGGCGGAAAGCCTTTCGGTCTGTTCGGCGGATACTACCGCGATGCAGAACGCACCAAGAAAGTTTTCGAAGGTGGCGTTTACCATACGGGCGACACCGCATGGCGCGATAAGGATGGCTACTACTGGTTCGTAGGCCGTACCGATGACCTGATCAAGACTTCCGGTTATCGCGTAAGTCCCTTCGAAGTGGAAGAAGTTCTCCACCAGCATCCGGCCGTTATGGAAGTGGCTGTGACTGGCGTTGAGGATGCTACCCGTGGTCAGGCCGTGAAGGCAACCATCGTGCTCCACAAGGGCTACGAAGCATCCAGGGAACTGGCCAAGGAAATCCAGTTGTTCGCAAAGAAGGTGGCAGCCGCTTACAAGAGCCCCCGCTTCATCGACTTTGTGGATGAACTTCCCAAGACCATCAGTGGCAAGATCCGTCGTGCAACAATCCGCGACAACGACAAGGCTGCAGCAGACGCTGCTAACACTGAAAAGCCCACTCCAGCAGACAACGCTTCCGCTCCCACGGCAGAAGCTGGCAATGCGGAGAAGTAA
- the fabF gene encoding beta-ketoacyl-ACP synthase II translates to MTRRRVVITGMGAVTPLGQNVKELWDGIQHEKCGIGPITLFDATDCPVKIAAEVKDFKPEEHGIDPKEARRMARFTQFLLAASKEAVADANLSEDDLHADTTGVIAGCGLGGIDVTDSTFNQYVAGGKRRVSPLAMAELIPNEGAANVSINLGITGCAWTVATACASGTDALGVALDAVRSGRLDICLAGGSESGVTDYSIKAFAGMHALTDKFNDAPEKASRPFDKDRSGFIMGEGGAVLVLEELEHAKARGAKIYAELAGYGASADAYHITSPKPDGSGCAKAMLRAIKDAGIEPTDIDYYNAHGTSTHLNDVTETAMLKLALGDHARKIKVSSTKSMTGHCVGAAGICEALISTLAIRDSFVPATINLENPDPECDLDYTPNKGVSMNVDVAASASLGFGGHNGIVIIKKYNG, encoded by the coding sequence ATGACTAGAAGACGCGTTGTAATTACAGGTATGGGTGCAGTGACACCTCTTGGCCAGAACGTTAAGGAACTGTGGGATGGCATCCAGCACGAAAAGTGCGGCATTGGCCCCATCACTCTGTTCGACGCCACCGATTGTCCGGTGAAGATCGCTGCCGAAGTCAAGGACTTCAAGCCAGAAGAACACGGCATCGACCCCAAGGAAGCCCGCCGTATGGCACGCTTTACCCAGTTCCTGCTGGCAGCCTCCAAGGAAGCTGTGGCTGACGCAAACTTGAGCGAAGACGATCTTCACGCAGATACCACTGGCGTGATCGCAGGTTGCGGTCTCGGCGGTATCGATGTTACCGACTCCACTTTCAACCAGTATGTGGCTGGCGGCAAGCGTCGCGTTTCTCCTCTCGCCATGGCTGAACTTATCCCGAACGAAGGCGCTGCAAACGTTTCTATCAACTTGGGCATTACCGGTTGCGCCTGGACTGTTGCGACCGCATGCGCTTCTGGTACCGACGCTCTTGGTGTTGCCCTGGACGCCGTCCGTTCCGGCCGTCTGGACATCTGCCTTGCAGGTGGTTCTGAAAGTGGCGTGACCGACTATTCTATCAAGGCTTTCGCAGGCATGCACGCCTTGACCGACAAGTTTAACGACGCTCCCGAAAAGGCAAGCCGTCCCTTCGACAAGGACCGTTCTGGCTTTATCATGGGTGAAGGCGGTGCAGTTCTCGTTCTGGAAGAACTGGAACACGCCAAGGCTCGTGGCGCAAAGATTTATGCAGAACTGGCCGGCTACGGCGCTTCTGCCGACGCATACCACATTACCAGCCCCAAGCCGGATGGAAGCGGTTGCGCCAAGGCAATGCTCCGCGCCATCAAGGACGCAGGCATCGAACCCACCGACATTGACTACTACAACGCACACGGTACTTCCACCCACCTGAACGACGTTACCGAAACAGCCATGCTGAAGCTTGCCCTGGGCGATCACGCTCGCAAGATCAAGGTTTCCAGCACCAAGAGCATGACCGGTCACTGCGTCGGTGCGGCAGGCATCTGCGAAGCCCTCATCAGCACTTTGGCTATCCGCGATTCCTTTGTTCCGGCCACCATCAACTTGGAAAATCCGGATCCGGAATGCGACCTGGATTACACCCCGAACAAGGGCGTTTCCATGAACGTGGATGTTGCCGCTTCCGCCTCTCTCGGCTTCGGCGGTCACAACGGTATCGTGATCATCAAGAAGTACAACGGTTAA
- a CDS encoding transglutaminase family protein: protein MPIYQIDHETVYDYTLPVLYSNHLAYMLPRAVPRQNWISHRIEVEPNPTARQERLDIYGNRALAFSIEQEHEHFRFKTTAVVEVKAEEPPAQSPAWEEVAKLLKCPSDSDTLEASMYAYSSPFANTDDSVRNYALESFQPGRPIFDSAKELMTRIFTDCAYTPGATRIGAQPQEILRGRKGVCQDFAHLMIGCLRSLHLPCRYISGYLRTHPPKGQPKLIGADATHAWVATFIPGHGWVEFDPTNNVLGGDEHIILAWGRDFGDVSPLKGVITGGGNPILKVGVNVDEYTP, encoded by the coding sequence ATGCCTATTTATCAGATCGATCACGAAACTGTCTACGACTATACACTGCCTGTTTTGTATAGTAATCATTTGGCCTATATGCTGCCCCGCGCGGTACCTCGCCAGAACTGGATTTCCCACCGCATCGAGGTGGAGCCCAATCCCACCGCAAGGCAGGAACGCTTGGATATTTACGGGAACAGGGCTTTGGCCTTCAGCATTGAACAGGAACACGAACATTTCAGATTCAAGACTACTGCTGTCGTGGAAGTTAAGGCTGAAGAACCTCCTGCCCAAAGCCCCGCCTGGGAAGAAGTGGCAAAACTTTTGAAGTGTCCCTCGGATAGCGACACTCTGGAAGCTTCCATGTATGCCTACTCTTCTCCCTTTGCAAATACCGACGACTCTGTTCGGAATTATGCATTGGAAAGTTTTCAGCCCGGCCGCCCTATTTTCGATAGCGCCAAGGAGCTGATGACCAGAATTTTTACGGACTGCGCTTACACACCGGGCGCAACCCGTATCGGAGCCCAGCCCCAGGAAATCTTGCGTGGACGTAAAGGCGTCTGCCAGGATTTCGCACACCTGATGATCGGATGCCTGCGTTCGCTGCACCTGCCCTGCCGCTACATCAGCGGCTACCTGCGAACCCATCCACCCAAAGGTCAGCCGAAGCTGATTGGCGCAGATGCCACTCACGCTTGGGTCGCCACCTTCATACCGGGCCATGGCTGGGTTGAGTTTGACCCTACCAACAATGTTCTCGGAGGTGACGAGCACATTATCTTGGCCTGGGGACGCGACTTCGGCGATGTAAGCCCACTGAAGGGCGTCATTACCGGAGGCGGAAACCCGATCCTCAAGGTCGGTGTAAACGTAGACGAATATACACCTTAA
- a CDS encoding circularly permuted type 2 ATP-grasp protein gives MKFGNYNTEGFYDELCLPDGTPRPSAEPLITRINELPEGELQRRQKVAESAFFDNGITFAVYGNKDGKDKIIPFDVIPRIVSAGDWKHLDAGLRQRTEALNCFLTDIYNDRKILRDKVVPESLINTCTAYRPQMEGFVPPKGIWAHITGTDLVRDTDGTFYVLEDNMRCPSGVSYVLQNRQILKRTFPQVFTHCSIRPVDEYCTRLRKALEYLADGVAEPKVVVLTPGVYNSAYYEHSYLAQQMGVDLVTGNDLIVQDKKVYARTTRGLKQVHVIYRRVDDEFLDPQVFRPDSCLGVPGLMEAYKAGNVALANAPGCGVADDKAIYTYVPQIIKYYLGEEAIIPNVPTFVCENPKHMQHVIDHIENMVVKAASESGGYGMLVGPKSTKAECEAFKEKIKANPRNYIAQPMISLSRVPCIVDGNFEGRHVDLRPYIVQGKETYILPGGLTRVALKKGSIVVNSSQGGGCKDTWVIAENEKAPELGQAKQWMEQQQQQQ, from the coding sequence ATGAAGTTCGGTAACTATAACACAGAAGGATTCTACGATGAATTGTGTCTGCCTGATGGAACTCCCCGTCCGTCAGCAGAACCGCTCATTACCCGCATTAACGAACTGCCGGAAGGTGAGCTGCAGCGTCGTCAGAAAGTTGCAGAGTCGGCTTTCTTCGACAACGGCATCACCTTCGCCGTCTATGGCAACAAGGATGGAAAGGACAAGATCATTCCTTTCGATGTCATCCCCCGTATTGTCAGCGCCGGAGACTGGAAGCATTTGGATGCAGGCCTTCGCCAGCGTACCGAAGCTTTGAACTGCTTCCTTACGGACATCTATAACGACCGCAAGATTCTCCGCGACAAGGTAGTACCCGAAAGCCTCATCAACACCTGCACCGCTTACCGCCCGCAGATGGAAGGCTTCGTTCCGCCCAAGGGAATCTGGGCACACATCACCGGTACCGACCTGGTTCGCGATACCGACGGCACCTTCTACGTGCTGGAAGACAACATGCGTTGCCCCAGCGGTGTTTCCTATGTGCTGCAGAACCGCCAGATCCTCAAGCGCACATTCCCCCAGGTGTTCACCCATTGCAGCATCCGCCCTGTGGATGAATACTGCACCCGCCTCCGCAAGGCCCTGGAATACCTGGCCGATGGCGTCGCAGAACCCAAGGTCGTCGTGCTGACCCCAGGTGTGTATAACTCCGCCTACTATGAACATTCCTATCTAGCTCAGCAGATGGGTGTTGACCTGGTCACCGGAAACGACTTGATTGTTCAGGACAAGAAAGTCTACGCCCGCACCACCCGCGGCCTGAAGCAGGTTCACGTGATCTACCGTCGTGTAGATGACGAATTTCTGGATCCGCAAGTTTTCCGCCCCGACTCCTGCCTGGGTGTGCCGGGACTGATGGAAGCCTACAAGGCCGGAAACGTGGCCCTCGCCAACGCCCCTGGTTGCGGAGTTGCCGACGACAAGGCCATCTACACTTACGTTCCGCAGATCATCAAGTACTACCTTGGTGAAGAAGCCATCATTCCCAACGTTCCCACTTTCGTCTGCGAAAACCCGAAGCACATGCAGCATGTGATCGACCATATCGAGAACATGGTGGTGAAGGCTGCCAGCGAATCCGGTGGCTACGGCATGCTTGTTGGCCCCAAGTCCACCAAGGCCGAATGCGAAGCCTTCAAGGAAAAGATCAAGGCCAATCCCCGTAATTACATCGCACAGCCCATGATTTCCTTGAGCCGTGTGCCCTGCATTGTGGACGGAAACTTCGAAGGCCGTCACGTGGATTTGCGTCCCTACATTGTGCAGGGTAAGGAAACCTACATCCTGCCGGGTGGCCTCACTCGCGTGGCCCTGAAGAAGGGGTCCATCGTGGTGAACAGTTCCCAGGGCGGAGGCTGCAAGGATACCTGGGTCATTGCCGAAAACGAAAAGGCTCCAGAACTAGGCCAGGCCAAGCAATGGATGGAACAACAACAGCAGCAGCAATAA